TCAAATAAACACCTTGTATTTGCCCATCCTTGGGGCCTGGTTGGTGGGTCTATCACGATTATTGGTTCTGATTTTGGGTGTGCGTGTCATGAGGTGCTGGTCCAAGATGCCTTCATGGATGGAAGGAGACCCACTTCCAGTGCCCTACATTGTCCTCAGCCTTCTTATCCCATCCTGTGCCACTATATGCAGCGTAGTGTCACCAAATAGCAGCTCCGAGATCCTCTACAGCTGGAAACGTTGGGACTTGTTAGTGTTGAACTACCTCCTCACATTAACATCAGCTATTCTTTGGCACGAGCTGGGTCCCTCAGCTGAGAAGGAAGAGGATGAGACTGCAACGTCTTCAGGCTCCTTGATGCGCTTGATTACTCTCTTAAAGccttatgtatatagatttacACTTGCGTCAGTATTTCTGATACTGTCATCATGGGGTAAGTAATGGATTTTACTGTCAACAACTGAAAAATAATGTTGAATCCATTGGCCTTTTTATCAtacagaatccctttaagtaGAGCCAGATCTGTATGTGTGATCCCAAATTGTAAAAACTGTTAACACAAGAAATATCCTTGTGAATTAGTTTGCTCTGTATATACAAACAAGAAAAGTATACATAcaaattttgatttatttattttttttttttttacttattagtgACCTTTTGATGGCATTGAATGCATAGTCAGCATAAACACAGTGTGATGAAACCACACCTAAAAATTCGGCACTTTAAAACTTTGACATAAAATATGTGCTTCGTGTCATATTCTTATCATGTGTTATAATGTCTTATGTCCTTTACTGCGCTACAGGCGAGATGGCTCTGCCTTCCTACACAGGGCGCATGACCGACTGGATTCTGAATAAGGAAGATCCCTCAGCATTTAAAAGTGCCATCACAGCTATGAGTCTGATCACCATCTCCAGGTGAGTCACACAGCGTTATTTACTAATGGGAGAAATCAAgagaaatggcagaaaattgaacagtgagactgtagggacatgaactatacaccaaaactgtttcattaaactaaagttgttttggtgcttagaatgttcctttgAATTGAAAATCAAAGTATTTTATTCAAACACAGAAAAGCTCTGAATATAACAATGGATTTTGTCTTGGCAGTGCGGTGACAGAATTCCTGTGTGACTGTATCTACAATATTACGATGAGCAGAATACACACTAAAACCCAGGGACAGGTTCTCCGCTCTGTCCTGCAGCAGGAGATTGGGTTTTTTGACACCGTACCTACAGGTAACTGTTaagagccttttttttttagctttgtgTAATAGTATgcagcattatcaatgctttttcTTACAAATAACCCACGATATTACAAACTATTGAATGGCGCGATTTCTCTTGCAGGGGACATCACATCTCGCGTTACTTCAGATATCACGGCAATGAGTGAATCTCTGAGCAGTAATCTGAGCCTGTTAATGTGGTACTTCATGAGAGCTGTATTCCTCATTGCTTATATGCTGAGCTTGTCCCCAAAGCTGACACTCTTCActttgatgtgtctgtgtgtcatcaCACTTGTGCCAAAACTCTCAGGAACTTTTTCCCAGGTGAGGAAGTTGTCATCCACGACACAAGTTTATCGCCCTCTTTCTGTCCTTGTGTCTTTGGTTTCCAATTTATTTGTTTAGTATTGTTAATCCTGATGATTATGATGCACATAAACTATATATATTCACTTGAATGCTGCAGTCAGAAAGCTGTGTTTTTGTTAGCAGGACATTGAGATGGGTACTTATAGAGAGGTTGACAATGCTGTTTGTTTATATTACTGCCCAGCAGTAACACATCCTTTTAGATCTGTAGTGGGGCATTTTTAAAAACTGCCTTGTAAGATGTAGATGTTGTACATCAGTTTATATTAAagtttatatttgttatataaaGAGCTTGCAACTGAATGGAAAAGTAGTAACCATTTCGCTACAAAACCGGTGTATTCTAAAAGAGTGGCAGTGCCTAGGATTGGGAGTTAGGGGGGTTTATGGGCAGATGTCATGATATGTGTAAGGCTCCAGTTTGGAGAAGAAAATTATAGATAAATCCTATCAATGGGAATATTATGACACTAATTAAATTCACTGAAAGGtgtattaattaaaaacaaatgcaGTACGTGTAGCTAAATACAATAGCTTTTGGTCTGATTATGTATTTAATAATGAGTATATGCATTAACAATAACCTTCTGAAACTCAACAATCACATCAAATACATTTGTTATACATTAAACATGTTCCTAATATATTAAAACTATATTCCTTGCTTTAGCAACTATGAATTGGACTATAACTCACCTGGACTCACCAGTTTATCTTAGCTATGCTGTGATTAGTTAGATTTTAGGGCAGAGGTGTccaaaagttagatccccagatgtcgtagaactacaactcccatgatgctctgcataccttttaaaatgacaaagcatcgtGGAGGATGTAGTTATAGATGTTGATCTATTCCCAAATTCATTCTTCATTGCTAATGAAGAGGGTAGGGCTTTTTGAAAACCTCAGTAAGTATCTAGATGCTTCTTCCTGTTACCCAACCAGTTCTATTAACTCTGTGCCTGCATCCATCACACGTGTAATAGCTACTGTAAAAGGTGCACTCAGTattctttatatgtgtgtatataatatatttatttatatcccaTGTCTTCCCTGCAGAGCCTGGCTGTGAAAGTCCAGGAATCTCTTTCAAAAGCTAATCAGGTTGCACTGGAGGCTTTCTCCAACATGAAGACTGTAAGGAGTTTTGCTAATGAGGAGGGTGAAAGCCAGCGCTATGAAAGCAGATTGCATGATACCTACCAGCTCAACAAAATGGAGGCCCTTGCCTATGGCTGCTCCAATGTGGCCAACAGCGTGAGTACAAAGATAAGGTGTCGTCTCGGGATTAGCATTTTATTTGTGTCCGAGTATCCAGATTGGGATTTAAGATATTTTCATTTCTTGTAACATTgtagaaaattacaaaaaatatatgagCTTATCAAAAGATTTCAGGCTAGCTTTTTTATTAAGAAGTATAAGCCAATGTTGACAGTTGATAATTTTGTTTGTgtctaaataaaatacattggcaATTGCCTGTTTAAAATGCATCCATTTGTTCAGAGGCAACTATTTTAGAATCACGCCTGAAGGGTTGCTAGTTTAGCCCCCAAGGGAAAAAGCTGTAATAGGACTGAAATACCAAATGGGAAGTGGAATACTAGTACAGTCAGTTATTCCAGTCATAAATGGACAAAATGTCAAACTTTCAGGAGAGGACACATGGGGAGACACATGGTAAAGTAATAACTGTCTGCGGTATCTCTGTGTCAGGATATACAATGACCCAATACGCAGTATCTAagtaaagctatatatatattgtaaacgcTTAGATATGTACGTATTACCAGCACTTTGAGTGTCCAGacttaatgtaaatataaaatgatCACAGACAAGCCAAGATTGGGGATTCAGAATAAGACAGAAACAAGTAGACAAGCCAATagatcaaggataccagatataatAATAGTCaagtacaagccaaggtcaaaatgccAACGCAATCTCTGATTACCAGTAAATGGAAATCACGACAGGACACTGATAATCAGTTTAAATAGCTATAGGATGGCAGGGATTGGCCAGAAATGATCTTATGATGCCAAAACATGTGTGCACGTCCTTGCACATAACACTTAGGACTTGTGTTCTTAAACATGTTTATTCTGTGCTAGATCCAGACTGAAGttaatttagtttttcagtttatcTCCAGTTTTGAAAATCCATTTAATATTGGTTCATCTGATGGCAGCTTAGTATTCAAAATCACAGAAATTAGTCGTTTTTACTTTTTCATCTGTTTTACAACTGTACAAATTGACGATCTCAATGTCTATTACTGCCATGTATATAGTTTACAAAGATAAGTTACTTTGATAAACACATGGACTTGTGGAAGGCAAAAATTGCCAGTTTAACTATTTACTGTCCTACTTGCAGTTTGCAGGTCTGGCTTTGAAAGTTGGGATTTTGTACTTTGGAGGACGCTTAGTGACCAACGGAGAAGTCAGCGGTGGAGATCTGGTGTCATTTGTCCTGTATGAGATGCAGTTTACGTCAGCCGTGGATGTAAGAGATAGGGTCAATCCTCTTGGAATGTCAGTTCTATTGGTGGCTATCGTATGTCCTTGGTGATCTACCAATTATGCATCTTTTTATTTCCCATACTGTGTGGACCCCTCTTGTTCCAATGTTATTTCTTGTTTCTCTCACTGATGCAGTGCATGTATCACTCTGATGTGTAGGTGAATGCTGTGTGAGAATCTCATTCCATGatactgtgactgtgtgtaacgACTTTGGTAATTCTCCAATTTAATGAGTAACCATACATGTGCTTGTTAGTCTCTAATCTTCTGTGCCTTTCTGATTTTTGAGGACTTGCTATTAGTGAGACTGTCTAGCATTGCCTTTTGTGGTTATTCCTTTGGAAGTAAACTCATGACTATCTGTCTCAATGATGGCAGGGTGACTGATGCTGAACAGGTATCAGCCTTAATGGTGCTGTATGGATATCTTTGCCTGTGATGCTTGGCAAGTTTCTCACACTTTAATACATTGCGAATCGGTCTCAGCTCTCCCCTGCTGCTGTCACATAACTCTATCTTATTGATGCAGTGTGCATCTAACTCATACTTGATCTCTGGCCTTTCTATTCCCAGGTCTTGCTGAGAATGTACCCTGATGTCAGAAAAGCTGTTGGGTCCTCAGAAAAGGTTTTTGAGTATATGGACCGCACTCCACAAATGCCCAAACAAGGCACCCTCGTCCCTAGCAGTCTCAAAGGGCACGTTCAGTTCCAGAATGTTACTTTCTCATACCCGAAAAATCCAGATACCCCAGCTCTGCAGGTACCGATACCCACacagacattattattataagtCTCTTTCATAGAAAGTATCAGTTTCTGCATCCTTGTCTATTGTCCATACCCTTAGGATGTGTCCTTTGAACTGTGCCCTGGTGAAGTGACAGCTCTGGTGGGTCAATGCGACGCAGGAAAGACCACAGTGGTGCAGCTGCTGCTCAGATTTTATGAACCGAAGAATGGAAAGATTCTAATGGACGGAAAACCAATATCAGAATACGAGAACAAATTCTACCGCACAAAGGTACTATTCacactgtgtgtctgttttttttactAACACAGCActtatctgtattactgcaggtTAGTCAGAATATATGTGACTTGATATAGTTTAATAGGACAAATACTGTTTGGGGTCCATTCAGCAAACAGGAAATTGGAAAAGGGATTATTTAGGCCCAAATATCTGCGTTAAAAAGGTAAGTGGATAgaaaaaagtgcgctgtgcctttttAGGATagtgttttatatatacatcTGTATATGTGTACTTATATACATAAAGTGCAAACAGGTCATGTAAAAGTGCAATCCCAAATAGACTGTACAGTGTGAATATATAATGTACCTTGTGCCTCTCAAGCAATGTGCATTGGTGCTAAAATATGTAGAGAGAAGGACACTTACTTATAAAACTTGAAATGGAGGATACATTTGTATATCCTTCCAAATTATGGTAATACAAATCAGAccagaacaaagaaaaaaaggagacaagaaaaaaaatatagtgtAAATCGGTGACACAAGCAGAAAAAATAATTGGTTATTTTTTGGAATATCTATAGGAAATAGCATATCAATTCACCACAATCATACTCAcatagggatttattcactaaactggggaaCTGAGGGAAAAAAAACGCAAACTGTAGGACAAAATAGCTGTTGAAATAATTCTCCAGCTATGTGATATGGCACTCGTCtcctctagtttaaccccttaaggaccaaacttctggaataaaagggaatcatgacgtgtcacacacgtcatgtgtccttaaggggttaaaccacattTTGCAAATAAACATTTTGGTTGATACAATCCACACTTTGTGTATCACAGTTTGTAGTGTAGTATTCCTAATGTATGTTATCTGCTGTAAATAAATACTGGATCCTTCCAGGGTTATTCTTTAAAGTCTAAACTGTAGTGGACTGAAATCTGAATTGCAACATTAAGGCTAAAACACCTAAACTGTGACTATatctgaattggagaatttttccagatctgCTATTTTTGTCTACATTCTTCCATGTGGATTGCAGTTCACTGGAATTTGTATTTTAGTGAATCAACCCCAGTACGTGGAGAAGTAGGAAgagaaagaaatatttttttttttcgttttttttctcttccaatgcagtgtgtgccttggctgtgccaggacggaactggattgtgatgtaaatTGCGAAATCCCAAATATATTACATTCAAAAGAAAACAGAGATTCACATGAAATGTGTTAATACGAAGTTATGGCTGATTTTTCAGtgatttattcaatggtgtaatttccagaaaATTGTCAGTTGCCCCCGTAATATCCTTCTTCCATTGTCTCCCTGTGTAGGTGTCAGTGGTCAGCCAGGAACCAACTCTCACGTCCCGCACCATTGAGGACAATATCTCTTATGGCTTGGAGAAGGTACCCCAGAGATCGGTGCAGGATGCAGCTAAAGTTGCGCATGTTGATGATTTCATTTCAGAATTAACCGATGGATATCAGACAGGTATTCTTCTTTTTGTCTTCACTTACAGTGTTTGTATAGTCCAAGAGAATAAAAGAAGGTAGTCAGTCATTTACAAGGGATGATGTTGTTCTGTTGCTAAGCACTGGAAACAGTAGATGAAAGAGGATAAGAAAGCATTACCTGACTATTGATACACAAATGATTGTCCCCCTGGATACATTTCACGTTACCTTGTTTATAGCTATAATGCATTTCCTTTAAATTGCAAGCTTGTTCGAAATAAACTCTTGTCTAACTTGTATTGCATACATTACTTTTATGTCTTGCTAACATTGCTGCAAAATATgtttgtgctttataaataagaaataataatttcACCTCCTTTCCCTTTACATCCACAACAATATGTTAACCCAtaaaattacttttgttttatttggagttaaaaacacaaatacacatttttagATCAGCATGTGAAATTCTTCACACATATAAATCCAAATTTAAATGGCATAAAATCATAAGACTTGCCACACAATATGGCAATTACAATTCCTCCCCCGAAAGCAgagaaataaataattatattgtaCTTTCTTGCCCAATAAAGTGTCTATAGTCACATCAACAGATAGAATGTTGGCTTATAATACTAATTATAATAATACGAGCTTGCTCCTTTCCTTACTGAGAGATTGGAAAccaaatacatatttaataagcagaaaaaagaaaaaaatactcatAAAGTTCTTCATTAATAAATAAgaagatataaaatatacatacaaatgtatttattgcattttatgtttgtatttaaactTATATcgatatgtgtgtgtcaatgtagatttcattattattattattattattattattattattattatgtgtatATACTCATATAATGTCTTTCAATGTGTTAGGTGCTGGCCAGAAAGGAGGGCAGCTTTCTGGTGGTCAGAAGCAGAGGGTGGCATTGGCAAGAGCTCTTGTAAGGAATCCCAAGGTTCTCATTCTAGATGATGCCACAAGTTCCCTGGATACAAAGACTGAGCTCGATGTGAGTCCAGGGCGAATATGCAAGGAAACAGCACAAACACTAGTTCCCATTGAAGctgactctttaaaaaaaaaactacctttcTTTTTACAAACGACCTATTCCAGCCTCACTGAAATGGATTCCTGCCAATCGCACATTCCTTTTTACAAATCACCAAATGCCAGCTTTACCGAAACCAACCAATGGCTCTCTGCTCTTCTTCAACCACCTATTCCAAATCTGACCAAAGCCAATTGCTTGCAATCACTTTCCTTTTTTACAAACTACCAATTCAAAACCTCCTTGAAACCCAAGTCTTCCAATCACACTTAAACGTTAGAGAAACCAACTCCTTTCAATCATATTTTCTGCTTCTCACACTACCTCTCTTGAACCTCGTCAAAACCAGTTCCTTCGAATCACACTTCCCTTATCATGTAATACCTCCTCTGAGATTGGCTTAAACTGACTTCCAATCACACTTTCCTCTTATCAAACCAATTTCTCCTAACGTCTCCAAAACTGACTCCTAAAACCTCCCAATGATGGATATAAGCATCCTTAGTAAAGTCAAATAAGTCCTCTTAGTAACTCCCTTCTATTTAGTCACTGCTGGCTTCTTCACACGTTTCTAGTGCCATCATTCATACACACCAATAATGGCAGGCACTCCCAGCTTCCATTTTACACATCGATAGATATCTCCAAGTCAAACTTCAACAAAATGTCTTTCCACCTTAAACCTGAGATGTAAAGTTATTCTACTTCGGATACAGCTATTCCCAGCCTTCACCTCAAATTCCAACAGATATTCTCAGCCTCCACCTCAGATACCAACATATATTCGGAGCCTCCACCTCAGATACCAACATATATTCCCAGCCTCCACCTCAGTTACCAACACATGTTCTACATATCCACCTCAGACACCAACATATATTTCCAGCCTCCACCTCAGTTACCAACACATGTTCTACATATCCACCTCAGACACCAACATATATTCCCAGCCTCCACCTCAGATACCAACACGTGTTCTACATATCCACCTCAGATACTAACACGTGTTCTAAGCCTCCACCTCAGATACCAACACGTGTTCCCAAATTTCACCCAAGACACTGACATTCTCCCAGCTCCACCTCAGATACCAGCAATATCTACCACCAGCCAAAACTACCATTAAGCTGATGCATACATAAACTGTTATTCACAACCTATCTTCATCTATCATAATCTTGTTTTTTCCCCTCAGATTCAGAGTGCCCTGTATGATAATCCCCAGAAACGGACAGTGCTGCTCATCTCTCATCGCATGCACACAGTGCAGCAGGCTAAACGTATCCTGGTACTGGAAAGCGGGCGAATCACAGAGCAGGGGACTCACGAAGAGCTGCTGGCCCTGGAGGGCAGCTACTGGAGACTCTGGAACAAGCAGACCAGCAGTTTCCAGCGAAGTAATGGAGAGCAAGAGCAAGTGGAATGAACACATTTTAGTAATACATTAGTCAAAAACCGATGCAGGACCCAAACACGAATAGAGTAGAGAAGAAACTCTCAGTGGTACGGGATGGCGGGATggcttattttgtattcagtttgtAAATATTAcatagaagttaaaaaaaaagtggtaatttctttttttatgttaGGGGGAACCATGACGGCACTGAAAATTATAGTGATACATGCAGGTTACAAGCATTTATTAATTCACTACATGAGCAACTATAGTATCATCAGaatattgatagatagatagaattagTCACAAGAAGTTGTTGAAATTTACAAGaattacatgcacacacaaaattCTCCAACTTTATTTAAGTCTACATCATGCAATTCTCCTTCCAGTTCTCCACaactcccagtttagtgaataagtccagAAGACTTGCTAGATATTGTACGTTATATAATCACCTACTAACGCTTCATAGTTTATTAGTCGAGCTATAGACATGAAGGGGTTATGTATAAAGATCATATCTGGTGCACAGTTCAGGCAGTGGAGAAACCAGCGGGGACTTTCCAAGGTTTGCTCAGCAATGGTTACAGCACAAATCATTTTTCACATAACCCCTAAAGGCTTATAGTTTGTGTATTTCTAGAGAcagaaaaagtatttttaaaaaaagactcCAAATGTATCAGTAACTATAAGTTACACAACCTGCTGATTATCTGATTTCCAGCACACTCAtgctgtgtgtaaaaaaaaaaattaacaattctTTCTCACAGATATGTAGCTTAATATTTACATTGTTAATGAGATTTTTGCGGTCTTTGGAAAATAAAGGTTCAATGGACCGCAGATGTGTTCACCTTACAGTAGGTTTACATGTAATCTATACATTTTGTTTGAGAAAGAATGAGCAAATGTGACTGAAGATTACTTCCCCTCTTCCACAATGGATGTTACGGCTGGGAAAACAAATACATGTCCCCAAAATGCCACCAGTAAATATATGCTATAATTGTTTTATGCATGGATGCAGATGAACTTTTGCAACTTCCCTGGTTCTGTGcacatttctcttttttctgtgtatatgtatatattgtgcagtCATGCTTTTGATGAATTGTGGATAAATAAATGCTGATGTTTTATACTACTGACAGTCTTCTGAAGGTCTGCTCCAATCCTTGTTATATGTTTCTATAATTAGCTTTTTTTGCTGTGGGTCTCTGTTCTGCACCCATATTCAATGAACATTACTATGCTCCATAATTGGAAAATTGCTGCatgcagggttattctctaaactctGCATTGTAGTGACTTAAAATCCGAATTGCAGAATTAAGATCAAAGTAGCCTAGATgtgactagacttgtgcacaagaGCTTTTCAGCTGGTTCTagcaaatcaaatgccttttaatctatatttgaagaaaaaaataatccatcgaCTCCACAGGCAAATCAAGGACAGATTGTTAGTTCGTGTGTAGTGCTTTAACTATAGCAAAATAGGATCATTTCTGTAAATCACCTGGTGTTTGTCTTAGCTCTGCAAGTTAGATTTCATTTGGCTACCTTATGGAGTTTACTGAATAGCCCTGACAGTAAATCGCATTGATATTGTTATTGAGGTTTATTCTTAATATGCCACACTGCAATTAAAAAATCTTCCAGTGGCTCTCCAGAAAATGGTTTCTAGGTCCACccctgtgtttaacccctttaggaccaaacttctggaataaaagggaatcatgatatgtcacacgtcatgtgtccttaaggggttaatgaaggagACAGTTTTGTAATTTGTGTTGAAACAAGGTAGCAACATGTTATAGTTTCACAACAAAAGATGATTGGATAAGGAAAATATGACTTTGGTCCTACCTTGGAAAGATCACCAAAACTATTTGTTTCTAATCTAATTTATTTGTGTTTACTCTTGGTGTGCACTTCACACTTTCGACAAGTACCAGTTTATTGAAAAGATGTGAAGTTAGATTTATCTTTTGAAATCTgacctctccctccctatactatggTTTATACTATTTCTATTGCATACTCATGGACATGGTTATTTAGTTTCTTGTTCAATTACCTTTCCTTTTTCAAAGACTGTTTGTGTGAATGGGATATCTGTAAAACGTGGAATGCAACTCTTTGGCCTTCTGTGGCTTTTATCCTTTGCGTTGCCTTAAATATGTCATATCACAAAAGCTGGGATAACAACCAAATTCTTTAACTTGACCTTATTCCTTTGATAATATATTGAATATAGGGTCTATTCCTTCATACTTGTGGCCCGCCTAAAGCTGATTTATTACAGTTTTGGATGGTCCTGTCACTTTGTTAATATTGTTCACAGttttaaataaagaatgttaaaaaagcTGCTGCCAAGTATCTCATTCCATGTGTATTATAATCATATAGTATcccaagatggctgtcatgttcaTAATTATGAatgttaatttattaataaaggaatTTGCCTCGGATTTTGTACTCTCCTAACATACTATATAATATTGTCATTGAACTCATGTTTCACACTGTGGTCTGTCCACTACCTCTGCTGGCCACGTTTCCACTCTCCATTTTACAACTAAGGTGCTTCAGATATTTTAGCtttcattattaaatattttagaagTCACTGGATCAGTTCAAAACCCATGTGATATGGAAGAAAATCAAAAGGATTCAACTTTCTCTGTTGGGGAATTATTCTAGTAAACGTTATGATAGAATATACTgatgttctatagagcagatgAAGTAAGAACAATGACCTCACTAACATAAACATGGATGGATCAGATACAATTGACCACCCTTTACCCAGAGATCATCATGGATATATGATGTCAAATTATACAATGAGATTACCCTTGCATTTATAGCTAGTGTTATAACATTTCTAATGAGTGAAGataatttagtttattttttggcTATGATTTTTGGAAAAGGATTATTAATTAAGTTCTATGAATATAGAGATCCACGTTATGGCTAATAGATGCACAATGTTTAGTTCCTTTACCTCTTGCTCTGTTCTGTATGTTTTTCCTTAGAGTTTTAAGAGGATAAATATGctttataagtatatataaacaGATATGCAAGTTAAAGGTTTAATCCAACCTATATTTAgcctaatcatttttttttaatttagtatgGACTATAGGTCATTCTATTGAGATAGAATCAGCATAATTGTATAATTCAAAGTACTTTTAATAAATGAATGAAAACAAACATTCAAACAGATGCATGTAGTATAAAAGACCGTAATAGGAAGGCACGGTGCAAATGGCACCCAGCTCCAGTGTAGGTTTCTGTAGGTGGATGAGCTTCGTGGGAGCTGCAGTTCGAAACCTCACCACAGGGGGGACTCCCCCTCCTCTGTGAATCAAGCtctcaattgtttgtttttactgctgCTGGCACTCTGTGATACATTGTAGCTCCGGGACACATTGTATCTATGATTTTATATCTGTTATATGACCCTATGGTGTGGCACAGTCCAGTAACACAGAGTATATACTGTACATTGGGAAGTGTACATTAATACTATGTGTGTGATCTGCAGATTGTGTTATCTGTACTACCTGTTGTGCCCCTGATCTTTATCATTTCTGATATTATAGACAAGTCACCGAAAATTGTAACAAGGAACCAGTGACGTGTCTGTCTGCTCCTGGGTTAAAATGATTGCAGAACCAGCTTTGTGCTCTCTGGTTACCATGAAGTAGAGATAATAAATGCTCCTGGACGTCAGCAGTTTATATCAGCCACCTATCTAGCAGAGTGCAAGGAGAGGAACTAATTTCAGTACCTGACCCCAATTCTCCAACACCAGCATGACTATGTTTACCTCTTAATAATATCCAATTTATAGACCAAGGCAATGCTACCTTCAGCACtccgatgttgtggactacatacccCACAATGCAtttgcagccataatgctggtgTCATCAGAGGAGATGCAGTTTGCTATAGACTACATGGGAGTACTCAAAGTCTCACCTTCACTCACAGCAATCATGAGTGAGAGAGCCTTGAAGTAAAATAAGGGACCTGTCCCACCCTCCCTGAATGCTCAAAGTCTCAACTTCACTCACAGCAATCATGAGTGAGAGAGCCTTGAAGTAAAATAAGGGACCTGCCCCACCCTCACTGAATGCTCAAAGTACCCACGTGAACGAATTAATTCTGTTTGAAATATTTTACACTGAGATAGACATTAAACATTGACAATGTATAGTCAAAACAatgctaggaaagcattagaCTAAAGGGAAAGTTTTGGATTCTGCAGTTACCCCCCAGAGTACAAGGCATTACACTGCGCATTATGTG
This DNA window, taken from Pelobates fuscus isolate aPelFus1 chromosome 9, aPelFus1.pri, whole genome shotgun sequence, encodes the following:
- the TAP1 gene encoding antigen peptide transporter 1, yielding MKRFSPPVCLAVLDITTLQLLGLCLPQINTLYLPILGAWLVGLSRLLVLILGVRVMRCWSKMPSWMEGDPLPVPYIVLSLLIPSCATICSVVSPNSSSEILYSWKRWDLLVLNYLLTLTSAILWHELGPSAEKEEDETATSSGSLMRLITLLKPYVYRFTLASVFLILSSWGEMALPSYTGRMTDWILNKEDPSAFKSAITAMSLITISSAVTEFLCDCIYNITMSRIHTKTQGQVLRSVLQQEIGFFDTVPTGDITSRVTSDITAMSESLSSNLSLLMWYFMRAVFLIAYMLSLSPKLTLFTLMCLCVITLVPKLSGTFSQSLAVKVQESLSKANQVALEAFSNMKTVRSFANEEGESQRYESRLHDTYQLNKMEALAYGCSNVANSFAGLALKVGILYFGGRLVTNGEVSGGDLVSFVLYEMQFTSAVDVLLRMYPDVRKAVGSSEKVFEYMDRTPQMPKQGTLVPSSLKGHVQFQNVTFSYPKNPDTPALQDVSFELCPGEVTALVGQCDAGKTTVVQLLLRFYEPKNGKILMDGKPISEYENKFYRTKVSVVSQEPTLTSRTIEDNISYGLEKVPQRSVQDAAKVAHVDDFISELTDGYQTGAGQKGGQLSGGQKQRVALARALVRNPKVLILDDATSSLDTKTELDIQSALYDNPQKRTVLLISHRMHTVQQAKRILVLESGRITEQGTHEELLALEGSYWRLWNKQTSSFQRSNGEQEQVE